The genome window CGAGGCGTAATCCGCGCCCGCCGCCACGAGCACCGCGCCGCCCTGTTCGACATAGCGCGCGACGTTATCGAGGTAGACCATGGGCAGCACGGCGCGGCGCTGGTAACGGTCGAAGATGATGAGATCGAACTGGCTCAGTTTCTCGGAGAACAGCTCGCGCGTGGGGAAAGCGATGAGCGAAAGCTGGTCGATGGGCGTGCCGTCGTGCTTCTCCGGCGGTCGCAGGATGGTGAAATGCACAAGGTCCACCGCCGCGTCGGAGCGCAGCAGATTGCGCCACGTGCGTTCGCCCGCATGCGGTTCTCCCGACACCAGCAGCACGCGCAAATTCTCGCGAACGCCCTGCGCCTGAATCACGGTCTTGTTGTTGATCGTCGTGAGTTCGCCCGGCTCCGGCTTCAGGTCGACCTCGACGATGTTCGGTCCAGCGCGGTCGAAGCGCATCTTGATCGGCACCGTCTTGCCGTAAGGCGCGCTGATGGTCTCCACCGGCCCGGAGGCGCGGCGCACGAAGATCGTCGCAAGCCCAGCGCCGCTTTTGCCGCTTTTCTCCGCGCGAATCTCGGCCGTCTGCTCGGAACCGACGAGGCCGAAGCGCGGCGCGGAGACGACCTCGATGCGGTTGTCCTTTTCGTCCGGCGCACCCGCGATCAGCGCATGAACCGGCGCATCGAAGCCGAGCCGCGCCTTGTCCTGCGGCACGTCGTGAATTTGTCCGTCGGTGATGAACACCGCGCCCGCCACGCGCCCCGGTGGGATATCGCCCATGGCCTTGTCGAGCGCCGCGAACAGTTCCGTCGATTCGCCGCCTTGCTGGTCGGTCGGCGTGGCATGCACCCAGCGCACTTCGAGATCGGGAACCTGCGCGAATTTCTCCTTCAGCGCGGCTTCGATGTCGCGAGCGCGGTCGGCGCGGCCGGCAAGCTGCATGCTGGAGCTTTCATCCACCACCACCACGGCGATGTTGGCGAGAGGCTGGCGCACCTCGTTCTTGAGGTTCGGATTGGCGAGCGCGAGCAGGAGGCAGGCTAGCGCGAGCGCGCGCAGAAACAGGCCGCGCCGGTTCCGCCACGCGGAGAGAGCGAGCACAACGAGGCACGCAACGCCGAGGGCGATCAGCACCTCGCGCGGAAAGAAGGGGAAAAACTCGAACGACCAATTCATGTTTCGCCTAATGCCCCAGCCGTTCGAGGATGGCGGGCACGTGAACCTGATCGGCCTTGTAGTTCCCCGTCAGAGCGTACATCGCGATGTTGACGCCGACGCGATACGACATCTCGCGCTGGTCCTCGCCGCCCGGCACCACCGCGAACATCGGCCGGTCGCTGTCGTCCATCGCCCAGGCGGAGGCGAGATCGTTCGACGTGACGATGAGCGAGCTGACGCCGTCCGACTTCACGCCGCGCCGCGCCGCATCGCCCGACTCCTGACGCGCTTCCACCCATGGATCGCCATTGTCCCAGCGGCCGGGGAAGGATTGCAGGAGGTAGAAGGATCGCGTCAGCACGTGATCGTCGGGCACGCGCTGGAGCGGCGGAATGTCGAGCTTGCCGAGAAGCTGCGCGAGTGGCGTGCGGCCGCCGCGTGCGAGGAGGCTCTCGGGGCTCGCCTCTTCGTTCTTGGTGTCGAAAATGATAAGGCCGCCCTGCTTCATGTAGGCGTCCACCTTCGCGAGCACATGATCCGCCAGCGGTTCCGCGTTCGCCATCACGGGCCAGTAGATGAGCGGGAAGAACACGAGTTCGTCCTTCGCGGGATCGACGGCGATGGGCTCGCCCGGCTCCACCGCCGTGCGCGCGGACAGGATGCGGGAGAGCCCCGCGAGGCCGGCCTGACTCACGCGGTCGGCTTCCGCGTTACCCGTGATGACATAGGCGAAACGCGTTTCGAGCGAGGCCGCCATGGCGAAGGCTGCCGCTTCGCTCGACAGACCGGACGCGTTTGCGGTGGCGTTTGGTGCGGCGGCGCGGGCTTCGGCGCGCGACTCCGGTACGAGGCCGAAAGCGAGGCCAAGGGCGAGCGCAGCGGCGGCGGGTTTTCTCCAGCGCGGCGCGCTTCGGCCGAGGAAAAGGGCGCAGGCGATGCCGTCCAGCAGGAAAAGGCAGAGCGCGGCGAGGAAAAGCCACGGCGCGAGCGCGATGGTTTTCGCCTCGGTGAAAACGGCGACGCGCGCCCCGTCGACCGCCTTCAATGCCGCGAAAGCGTCGCCGTCCTGGACGGTGTTTAACGCGCGGACGGCATTCTGCGGGCCGTAAAGTCCGGGTGGGTTGGCAGCGCTGACGCGGGCCGTATCGGCGGCACTCGCTGCGATCGGCTGCGCGCGTTCGCCAGGGACGCCGAGCTTGCCGAACCCGTCGAGGGCGCGCCACGGCTTCAGCGGGACATCCTGACCAAGGGCGGCCGCCTGTATGTCGCCAGGAACGGCCTCTGCGTTCGTGGCCCGGGAAAGCTGTAACGGCGACGCTTCGAGAGTTTTACGCATCATCTCCACGAAAAGACCCGAAATAGGTAGATTAGACCAATCCGGGTTCGCGGTAATGTGAAAAAAGACTAAAGTCCCGGCACCGCGCCTCGCCGCCGTTACGAGCGGCGTTCCATCGGAAAGCCGCGCCCAGACCTTCGTTTCGCGCGGCATCTGGGCCGGGTCCGCCAGCACCTGCCGCGTC of Rhodomicrobium vannielii ATCC 17100 contains these proteins:
- a CDS encoding DUF4159 domain-containing protein, translating into MIAALQSLSFSAPWMLAGLAALPLIWWLLRATPPRPDTVSFPPTSILIGLKHREKTPVRSPWWLTALRMLVAAAVIGALAGPHIKPPATASATLAQPLLVVVDNGWQSASRWAARRAFAEQLAVLADESGQTMYLAATAGPSAPLQPLTPVEFRQRFASLVPQPYPGDRAGLAAQVERELGARGKISVAWLADGIEDSGTAALNKALAAVATGGVIDLYCDPDGAGALALTRAASANAGPITAKVLKAESSPHSGQVAAVTGRGERLSVAPFDLKSGASSAEVSFDLPLDLRNQVARLEIVGEASAGGVFLLDGRSQRRRVGLVATEGNDDAQPLLSPTYYLERALTPFAEIVRPRTANLDVATADLVAAKPSVIILSDVGRLSGAVRERLRAFVEDGGMLIRFAGPRLEQGGDTLLPAPLREGGRTLGGAMTWTSPQTPAAFEEESPFNRLAIPKDVAVTRQVLADPAQMPRETKVWARLSDGTPLVTAARRGAGTLVFFHITANPDWSNLPISGLFVEMMRKTLEASPLQLSRATNAEAVPGDIQAAALGQDVPLKPWRALDGFGKLGVPGERAQPIAASAADTARVSAANPPGLYGPQNAVRALNTVQDGDAFAALKAVDGARVAVFTEAKTIALAPWLFLAALCLFLLDGIACALFLGRSAPRWRKPAAAALALGLAFGLVPESRAEARAAAPNATANASGLSSEAAAFAMAASLETRFAYVITGNAEADRVSQAGLAGLSRILSARTAVEPGEPIAVDPAKDELVFFPLIYWPVMANAEPLADHVLAKVDAYMKQGGLIIFDTKNEEASPESLLARGGRTPLAQLLGKLDIPPLQRVPDDHVLTRSFYLLQSFPGRWDNGDPWVEARQESGDAARRGVKSDGVSSLIVTSNDLASAWAMDDSDRPMFAVVPGGEDQREMSYRVGVNIAMYALTGNYKADQVHVPAILERLGH
- a CDS encoding membrane protein, with product MNWSFEFFPFFPREVLIALGVACLVVLALSAWRNRRGLFLRALALACLLLALANPNLKNEVRQPLANIAVVVVDESSSMQLAGRADRARDIEAALKEKFAQVPDLEVRWVHATPTDQQGGESTELFAALDKAMGDIPPGRVAGAVFITDGQIHDVPQDKARLGFDAPVHALIAGAPDEKDNRIEVVSAPRFGLVGSEQTAEIRAEKSGKSGAGLATIFVRRASGPVETISAPYGKTVPIKMRFDRAGPNIVEVDLKPEPGELTTINNKTVIQAQGVRENLRVLLVSGEPHAGERTWRNLLRSDAAVDLVHFTILRPPEKHDGTPIDQLSLIAFPTRELFSEKLSQFDLIIFDRYQRRAVLPMVYLDNVARYVEQGGAVLVAAGADYASPVSLARTPLGAVLPARPTGRVVEEPFRPSITKEGEKHPVTAGLPGAPKKDGQEPKWGHWFRVIDSQAERGEVVMSGAEGKPLLVLDRRGEGRVALLLSDHAWLWARGYEGGGPHVDLLRRLAHWLMKEPDLEEEALSARAGRSDITIERRTVKGEIGEATLTLPSGKEVKVALDETAPGRFSKTVATNEAGVHRIAMDGLTAVAIAGDLNAPEFRKVIATDEPMRPILDKTGGGAFYLGGTMDAPTKDVPSISMVKSGHRFAGGTWLGLKAQDAFEVKAVSYTPLVAGFAALGLALGLLALTWYREGR